Proteins encoded in a region of the Bacillus methanolicus genome:
- a CDS encoding SgcJ/EcaC family oxidoreductase, which translates to MEVSKSSSKGQETEVRELYQLVIDGWNKRSANAMAEPFAEDGEMIGFDGSQVIGRAEIVSHLQPIFADHPTAPFVAKIKNIHFLSPEVAVLRAIAGMVPPGKSDIDPKVNTHHTLVAVKRDGKWQVVLFQNTPAQFHGRPELVEQMTEELRQLL; encoded by the coding sequence ATGGAAGTATCAAAAAGCAGTTCAAAAGGACAAGAGACCGAAGTACGTGAGCTCTATCAACTGGTGATAGATGGCTGGAACAAGCGAAGTGCCAATGCTATGGCCGAGCCGTTCGCTGAGGATGGTGAAATGATCGGATTCGATGGAAGCCAAGTCATTGGGAGAGCAGAGATCGTTTCGCATCTTCAACCAATTTTTGCCGATCACCCCACTGCCCCATTCGTGGCAAAAATCAAAAACATACATTTTTTGAGTCCGGAAGTTGCCGTCCTGCGCGCGATCGCAGGCATGGTGCCGCCTGGAAAGTCAGACATTGATCCGAAAGTCAACACGCATCACACACTCGTTGCTGTGAAGCGAGATGGCAAGTGGCAAGTCGTGCTCTTTCAGAATACACCGGCTCAGTTTCACGGAAGACCGGAGTTAGTCGAGCAAATGACTGAGGAGCTTCGGCAGCTGCTTTAA
- a CDS encoding ABC transporter ATP-binding protein encodes MDHSVIIKVDRVSKSFSNKGQTEQVLHKVSFELKKGEIISILGESGCGKSTLLNVIGGFEKADSGRVLLDGHIVERPSRRCVMLFQNYGLLPWRSVLKNVELGLEDQANIPANERRERAFHYLRLVGLNDKANLFPHQLSGGMQQRVALARALVIQPELILMDEPFAALDTFNRYYLQDELLRLQDKEKTTIILVTHDIDEAIYLSDRILIMSANPGRIRKEIKINTSRPRDRSHQDFQHFRKIIFEEFHFNRPAQPMEYSI; translated from the coding sequence TTGGATCATTCTGTAATTATTAAAGTTGATCGTGTCAGTAAAAGTTTTTCGAACAAAGGGCAAACAGAACAAGTATTACATAAAGTCTCGTTTGAATTAAAAAAGGGGGAGATTATTTCTATACTCGGTGAGAGCGGATGCGGAAAAAGCACTCTTTTAAATGTGATCGGAGGTTTTGAAAAAGCTGACAGCGGCAGGGTTCTTTTGGATGGACATATAGTGGAGCGGCCAAGCAGGCGGTGTGTGATGTTATTTCAAAATTATGGACTGCTGCCTTGGCGGTCGGTTCTTAAAAATGTGGAGTTAGGATTAGAAGATCAAGCAAATATACCCGCAAACGAACGAAGAGAGCGGGCTTTTCATTATTTAAGATTAGTCGGACTAAATGATAAAGCCAATCTCTTTCCCCATCAGTTGTCTGGAGGGATGCAGCAGCGGGTTGCGCTTGCCAGAGCGCTGGTCATTCAACCGGAGCTAATCTTAATGGACGAACCATTTGCAGCTTTGGATACGTTTAACCGTTATTATTTACAAGATGAACTATTACGTCTTCAGGACAAAGAAAAAACAACCATTATTCTTGTAACGCATGATATTGATGAAGCAATCTATTTATCTGATCGGATTCTGATCATGAGCGCAAATCCGGGACGTATCCGCAAAGAAATAAAAATCAACACATCAAGACCGAGAGATCGAAGTCATCAAGACTTTCAGCATTTCCGAAAAATTATCTTCGAAGAGTTTCATTTTAACCGTCCAGCACAGCCAATGGAATACAGTATTTAA
- a CDS encoding ABC transporter substrate-binding protein gives MRKKIRRAFTLSLLIMNLIILSACGSSQVSTHSSGGGKRTIKIGYLPITHAVPLYIEEEIGKKNFKNIKLELVKFGSWPELMDALNTGRIDGASVLVQLAMKAKEQGIDLKAVALGHRDGNVIVSSKEINRVEALKGKNFAIPHKFSTHNMLLYQMLKKEGLPYDDVNVIELPPAEMPAALSEGRISGYVVAEPFGAVSVAMDKGKVLFQSEELWVNSVCCALVLRNEFIRKENEAAQELVNEYVKGGEMAELKDEHTHQVSSKYMKVDKKVMDLSFQWISYDELRLNESSYEELRQYMIEMGLSENPPTYEEFVDNSLIDKAM, from the coding sequence ATGAGGAAAAAAATTAGGAGAGCTTTTACTTTATCATTGCTCATAATGAACCTTATTATTCTTTCAGCCTGCGGGTCAAGTCAAGTATCTACACATAGCAGCGGAGGCGGAAAACGCACAATTAAAATAGGGTACTTGCCAATCACTCATGCAGTGCCATTGTACATAGAAGAAGAGATCGGCAAGAAAAACTTTAAAAATATCAAGCTTGAACTTGTGAAATTTGGATCGTGGCCTGAATTAATGGACGCTCTCAATACAGGAAGGATTGATGGAGCTTCCGTCCTTGTACAACTAGCTATGAAAGCAAAAGAACAAGGAATCGATTTAAAAGCGGTCGCATTAGGCCATCGAGATGGAAATGTAATCGTATCTTCAAAAGAAATAAACCGTGTGGAGGCCTTAAAAGGGAAAAATTTTGCCATCCCACACAAATTTTCTACTCATAATATGCTGCTTTATCAAATGTTAAAAAAAGAAGGGCTTCCATATGATGATGTGAATGTGATTGAACTTCCTCCTGCTGAAATGCCGGCAGCACTTTCTGAAGGCAGAATTTCCGGCTATGTGGTGGCGGAGCCTTTTGGAGCTGTGTCCGTTGCGATGGATAAAGGAAAAGTATTATTCCAGTCTGAAGAGCTATGGGTAAATTCCGTGTGCTGCGCACTCGTTCTAAGAAATGAATTTATTCGAAAAGAGAATGAAGCTGCTCAAGAGTTAGTGAATGAATATGTAAAAGGCGGAGAAATGGCAGAGTTGAAAGATGAACACACTCATCAAGTTTCTTCAAAATACATGAAAGTGGACAAAAAAGTGATGGATCTGTCATTTCAATGGATTTCATATGATGAATTAAGATTAAACGAAAGCTCGTATGAGGAATTGAGACAGTACATGATTGAAATGGGGCTATCAGAAAATCCTCCAACCTATGAGGAGTTTGTAGATAATTCATTAATTGACAAAGCGATGTGA
- the metC gene encoding cystathionine beta-lyase → MNEQGTFSFETLLLHNRQKIDPVTGAVSVPIQHASTFHQFHIDQFGKYDYSRSLNPTREALEEVIAELEEGTRGFAFSSGMAAISTAFLLLSKGDHVILSEDVYGGTFRVVTQVLTRYGIEHTFVDMTNLSAVRQAVRPNTKVFYIETPSNPLLKVTDIKAISQIAKENDALTFVDNTFLTPALQKPLTLGADVVLHSATKFLSGHSDVVAGLAVVKDEILAEKLAFLQNSFGAVLGVQDAWLVLRGLKTLHVRLEQSIKSAKKIASFLEDQPLVKKVYYPGLKNHPQYALQAEQAKGPGAVLSFELINEQVLRSFLSKVHIPVFAVSLGAVESILSYPAKMSHAAMPQDEREKRGISDTLLRLSVGLENPDDLIHDFTVALNEHCYEEKEIYVKRGGRK, encoded by the coding sequence ATGAATGAACAAGGAACTTTTTCTTTTGAAACATTGCTTCTTCACAATCGGCAAAAAATCGATCCAGTGACAGGTGCGGTAAGTGTGCCTATTCAGCATGCATCTACTTTTCATCAGTTTCACATCGACCAGTTCGGAAAATATGATTACAGCCGCAGCTTAAATCCAACTCGCGAAGCGCTCGAGGAAGTCATTGCGGAATTGGAAGAAGGAACGAGAGGATTTGCTTTTTCATCGGGAATGGCAGCTATATCCACCGCTTTTCTCCTTCTTTCCAAAGGAGATCATGTCATCCTTTCTGAAGATGTATACGGGGGTACTTTCAGGGTCGTAACACAAGTCTTGACCAGATATGGAATCGAGCACACATTTGTCGATATGACGAATCTTTCAGCCGTGCGTCAAGCGGTACGCCCTAATACAAAAGTTTTTTATATTGAAACACCGTCAAATCCTCTGCTAAAAGTGACGGATATTAAAGCAATCAGTCAAATCGCGAAGGAAAATGATGCATTAACCTTTGTTGATAACACATTTTTAACCCCTGCCCTGCAAAAACCCCTTACATTAGGAGCAGATGTTGTACTCCACAGTGCAACCAAATTTTTGTCGGGGCATAGTGATGTCGTAGCAGGTTTAGCAGTGGTTAAAGATGAAATTCTGGCCGAAAAGCTTGCCTTTTTACAAAATTCATTTGGTGCAGTTCTCGGTGTTCAAGATGCATGGTTGGTTTTGCGTGGTTTAAAAACGCTTCATGTCCGCCTTGAACAATCCATCAAATCAGCAAAAAAGATTGCGTCATTTTTGGAAGATCAACCATTAGTGAAAAAGGTTTATTATCCCGGACTGAAAAACCACCCGCAATATGCTTTGCAAGCAGAGCAGGCAAAAGGGCCGGGAGCCGTTCTTTCCTTTGAATTAATCAATGAACAAGTGCTTCGTTCATTTTTATCAAAGGTTCATATCCCTGTATTCGCCGTAAGTCTCGGGGCGGTCGAATCAATTCTTTCCTATCCCGCGAAAATGTCTCATGCGGCAATGCCGCAAGATGAAAGAGAAAAACGGGGAATCAGCGATACTCTTCTTCGTTTATCAGTAGGGCTTGAAAACCCGGATGATCTAATTCATGACTTTACTGTTGCTTTAAATGAACATTGTTACGAAGAAAAGGAAATATACGTAAAACGAGGAGGAAGGAAATGA
- a CDS encoding ABC transporter ATP-binding protein yields the protein MTGIYVKVEDVHKRFGSLEVINGLNLEIKPGEFLAIVGRSGCGKSTLLRLISGLEDPTAGKILFNEKAIKGIHPDLRIMFQDARLLPWQTVIQNVELGTKFTSKKKAEESLKLVGLAEKSNEWPSVLSGGQRQRVALARALAGEPKLLLLDEPLGALDALTRIEMQQLIEELWLKQRFTAILVTHDVSEAITLADRVVLIEKGKITMNVVIELSRPRVKDSKFASYERMILEKLMGKKSSNIELQNAASTK from the coding sequence ATGACAGGAATTTATGTAAAGGTTGAAGATGTTCATAAACGTTTTGGAAGCCTCGAAGTGATCAATGGCTTAAATTTAGAAATCAAACCGGGTGAATTTTTGGCAATTGTCGGGCGCAGCGGCTGTGGAAAAAGTACGCTATTAAGGCTAATTTCAGGATTAGAAGATCCAACCGCTGGCAAAATCCTGTTTAATGAAAAAGCGATAAAAGGCATTCATCCGGATTTGAGAATTATGTTTCAAGATGCAAGGCTGCTTCCATGGCAAACCGTCATCCAAAATGTCGAACTCGGTACAAAGTTTACTTCGAAGAAAAAAGCCGAAGAATCATTAAAACTTGTAGGTCTCGCAGAAAAAAGCAACGAATGGCCAAGTGTTCTATCCGGGGGGCAGCGTCAACGTGTAGCTTTAGCTCGTGCTCTTGCCGGAGAACCTAAGTTGCTGTTATTGGACGAACCGCTCGGTGCACTGGATGCATTAACCCGGATTGAAATGCAGCAGCTAATCGAGGAATTGTGGTTGAAACAACGATTTACGGCAATCCTCGTCACTCACGATGTAAGTGAAGCAATCACACTTGCAGATAGGGTAGTTCTTATTGAAAAAGGCAAAATTACAATGAATGTTGTCATCGAACTTTCGCGGCCGCGGGTAAAAGATAGTAAATTTGCCTCATATGAAAGAATGATTCTGGAAAAGTTGATGGGGAAAAAAAGCAGTAATATTGAATTACAAAATGCCGCTTCAACCAAGTAA
- a CDS encoding winged helix-turn-helix transcriptional regulator translates to MKKTYHLPCNIAQTLNIIGDRWTLLIVHEILLGHTTFNEIKKSLDGISSNLLSDRLKYLEETGLVTSTLYSEHPPRYSYTLTESGKDLEDVFNALILWGRNHLKKCYKKIVHQSCQHEIEIAYYCPHCEKNVDDLSVVEIEFNDRKPLSS, encoded by the coding sequence ATGAAAAAAACGTATCATTTACCATGTAATATTGCCCAAACACTGAACATAATTGGTGATCGTTGGACTTTGTTAATTGTTCACGAAATATTATTGGGTCATACGACTTTTAACGAAATAAAAAAGTCATTGGACGGTATTTCCTCCAATCTTTTATCAGACCGTTTAAAATATTTGGAGGAAACCGGACTTGTCACTTCCACTCTTTACTCTGAACACCCGCCAAGATACAGTTACACATTGACAGAAAGCGGCAAGGATCTTGAGGATGTCTTTAACGCTTTGATTCTTTGGGGAAGAAACCATTTGAAAAAATGCTACAAGAAAATCGTGCACCAATCGTGCCAGCATGAAATAGAAATCGCCTATTATTGCCCGCATTGCGAAAAAAATGTGGACGATCTCTCTGTTGTCGAGATTGAATTCAATGATCGCAAGCCGCTTTCATCTTAA
- a CDS encoding ABC transporter permease, producing MKKFSNVLIGFVLLIAVWQSLIIIGKYDEALFPSPLKVWEGIMTLIKDGTIFIHFKVSLMRFLIGYLLAVVAAVVLGLILGRLTKLWDILDPIAQVLRPVSPIAWSPFIVLWFGIGDIPAIVIIFIAAFFPVLLSTVSAVRKVDKMYLKVAQNFEIKQSQLLRKIIFPASFPYIANGLHLAVGTAWIFLVAGEMVGAQSGLGYLIVDSRNSLRLDLVLAGIIFIGVSGLILDKGIGLFEKWIQKQWGRSSSASH from the coding sequence ATGAAGAAATTTTCAAATGTTCTAATAGGATTTGTTTTGTTAATCGCAGTATGGCAATCGTTAATTATTATTGGAAAATATGACGAGGCTCTCTTTCCATCTCCTTTAAAAGTATGGGAAGGCATTATGACACTCATTAAAGATGGAACGATCTTCATTCATTTTAAAGTTAGTTTAATGAGATTTTTGATTGGATATCTTTTGGCTGTTGTTGCAGCAGTTGTATTAGGGTTAATTTTAGGACGGTTAACGAAATTGTGGGATATCCTTGATCCGATTGCGCAAGTATTGAGGCCTGTTTCGCCGATTGCATGGTCTCCGTTTATTGTTCTGTGGTTTGGAATCGGTGATATCCCGGCAATTGTCATCATCTTTATCGCCGCATTTTTTCCGGTTTTGCTTTCGACTGTATCAGCTGTCAGGAAAGTAGATAAAATGTATTTGAAAGTTGCACAAAATTTTGAAATTAAACAATCTCAATTATTGAGAAAAATCATTTTTCCTGCTTCATTTCCGTATATTGCGAATGGTCTTCATCTTGCAGTGGGTACAGCATGGATATTCCTTGTTGCCGGAGAAATGGTTGGTGCACAGTCGGGGCTCGGTTATCTGATTGTTGATTCCAGAAATTCTTTAAGACTGGATCTTGTATTAGCAGGTATTATCTTTATCGGTGTTTCCGGATTGATTCTGGACAAGGGAATCGGATTATTTGAGAAATGGATCCAAAAGCAATGGGGAAGGTCAAGTTCGGCGTCGCATTAA
- a CDS encoding acyl-CoA dehydrogenase family protein, whose protein sequence is MEIKELKEIKVLEDLIANQLKPFVRKVDCEAYYPRDFLKALGKSGLFHSQGLREKEIRFREVRVVEEIAKVCMTTAFNLWCHLASLTYIRKSDNPFLKNKLLPSLENGELLGGTGLSNPMKYYAGIESLHLRAKRTAGGYIVSGQLPSVSNLGHDHWFGIIASVNEQERIMAYVPCHAEGLKLKEKLEYLGVNGSATYACSFHDVFIPDEWIIAQQADEFVQKIRPVFVLYQIPLGLGVTEASIQTIEKVYNKQGACNQFLAIQPDELLSELKPLREKVYHLSESSDLTKHWKELLQVRLDVVYLTLKAVQAGMLHHGGAGYLQKSDPSRRLRESYFLANLTPTVKHLEKMIQSFVPVN, encoded by the coding sequence TTGGAAATAAAGGAATTGAAAGAAATAAAGGTTTTGGAAGATTTAATCGCAAATCAATTGAAGCCTTTTGTAAGAAAAGTTGATTGTGAAGCCTATTATCCTCGCGATTTCTTAAAAGCACTTGGAAAATCCGGTCTTTTTCACTCACAAGGATTGCGTGAAAAAGAAATCCGTTTCCGGGAAGTGCGTGTAGTCGAGGAGATCGCGAAAGTATGTATGACGACAGCGTTTAATTTATGGTGCCACTTAGCTTCTTTAACTTATATACGGAAAAGTGACAATCCTTTTTTGAAAAATAAACTCTTACCTTCGCTTGAAAACGGAGAATTGCTCGGAGGAACTGGTTTGTCTAACCCGATGAAATACTATGCCGGCATTGAATCCCTTCATTTAAGAGCGAAACGTACTGCCGGAGGTTATATTGTTTCCGGCCAATTGCCGTCCGTGTCCAATTTAGGACATGATCATTGGTTCGGAATCATAGCATCGGTTAATGAGCAAGAACGGATCATGGCGTATGTTCCATGTCATGCAGAAGGTTTAAAGTTAAAAGAAAAGCTCGAGTATTTAGGAGTGAATGGAAGTGCTACTTACGCATGCTCATTTCATGATGTGTTTATCCCTGATGAATGGATTATTGCGCAACAGGCAGACGAATTTGTCCAAAAAATCCGTCCTGTTTTTGTTCTCTATCAAATTCCTTTAGGACTTGGCGTAACAGAAGCTTCCATCCAGACGATTGAAAAAGTGTACAACAAACAAGGCGCATGCAATCAATTTTTAGCCATTCAACCAGATGAGTTATTGAGTGAATTAAAACCTCTTCGGGAAAAAGTGTATCATTTATCTGAATCTTCCGATCTGACGAAACATTGGAAAGAATTATTGCAGGTTCGATTAGATGTTGTCTATTTAACTTTAAAAGCTGTTCAAGCCGGAATGCTGCATCATGGCGGTGCAGGTTATTTACAAAAAAGTGATCCATCCCGAAGATTAAGAGAATCATATTTCCTTGCTAATTTAACTCCTACCGTAAAACACTTGGAAAAAATGATACAGAGCTTTGTCCCTGTGAATTAA
- a CDS encoding methionine biosynthesis PLP-dependent protein — MYKVDTKLAQIGNRSEKATGTVNPPVYFSTAYRHEGIGQSTGYDYIRTGNPTRQILENAIADLEKGDQGFACSSGMAAIFTILSLFQSGDEWIVSKDLYGGTYRLLEQGFKKWGLSCKYVNTCCPEELESHITPQTKAIFLETPTNPLMEQTDISSVSKIAKKHDLLLIVDNTFYTPLLQQPLALGADIVIHSATKYLGGHNDVLAGLIVAKGKELCESLALYHNAAGAVLSPFDSWLLMRGMKTLSLRMKKHEENAKAIVSYLSEHEAVIDVLYPGKGGMVSFRLKDESWVNPFLQSLSLITFAESLGGVESFITYPATQTHADIPEEIRLENGVCNRLLRFSVGIEDVHDLIEDLEQAFVHARKVVAV; from the coding sequence ATGTATAAAGTAGACACAAAACTTGCACAAATCGGCAATCGAAGTGAAAAAGCAACAGGAACCGTAAACCCGCCAGTTTATTTTTCTACAGCTTATCGGCACGAAGGCATTGGACAATCAACCGGATATGACTATATCCGCACAGGAAATCCGACAAGACAGATTCTTGAAAATGCAATTGCCGATTTAGAAAAAGGTGATCAAGGCTTTGCCTGCAGTTCCGGAATGGCAGCCATATTTACGATTTTGTCTTTATTTCAATCCGGTGATGAATGGATTGTGAGCAAAGATTTGTATGGAGGAACATACCGGCTATTGGAACAGGGCTTTAAAAAATGGGGATTAAGCTGCAAATATGTAAATACGTGTTGTCCGGAAGAGCTTGAGAGTCATATTACTCCTCAAACAAAAGCTATCTTCCTGGAAACTCCGACAAATCCCCTCATGGAACAAACCGATATTTCATCAGTTTCAAAGATTGCGAAAAAGCACGATTTATTGCTGATTGTGGACAATACGTTCTACACTCCGCTGCTGCAGCAGCCTTTAGCACTTGGTGCGGACATCGTCATTCACAGTGCGACAAAATACCTTGGAGGGCATAATGACGTACTTGCCGGACTCATTGTTGCAAAAGGAAAAGAACTGTGCGAATCCCTTGCACTTTATCATAACGCTGCAGGGGCTGTTCTTAGTCCATTCGATTCATGGCTGTTAATGCGCGGAATGAAAACCTTGTCTCTTCGGATGAAGAAACATGAAGAAAATGCGAAAGCAATTGTATCTTATCTTTCTGAACATGAAGCAGTCATTGACGTTCTTTATCCCGGAAAAGGCGGAATGGTTTCATTCCGATTGAAAGATGAATCATGGGTAAATCCTTTTTTGCAAAGTCTTTCCCTTATCACTTTTGCCGAAAGCCTCGGAGGAGTAGAAAGTTTTATCACCTACCCTGCCACGCAGACTCATGCAGATATTCCTGAAGAAATCCGGCTGGAAAACGGAGTCTGTAATCGTCTATTAAGGTTTTCGGTAGGAATTGAAGATGTTCACGATTTAATAGAAGATTTGGAGCAGGCATTTGTCCATGCCCGGAAGGTGGTTGCAGTATGA
- a CDS encoding sulfonate ABC transporter substrate-binding protein has product MKRNPFKLVFIFISLLVLLAGCGSESSGSKPEEEKQNSQASTEESETKVVRIGYQKGNTLNILKAKGNLEERFKEKGIKVEWSPFPTGSVLLEALNAGSIDFGHASDGNSVFAQASGKPIVYIASESPYPKGVAIVVKKDSPIQSIRDLKGKKVAVTKGGNQQYLLVKALEKEGLKYEDVTPVYYKDAAEGRVAFESGKIDALGIWDPFLAVIENDLDVREITNGEGLTENRTYYFASEKFSKEKPDLIKIILEELEKSNQWANENPNEVAKILSDELKIDEKAIEIATKRREYGILKIDEQAIKSQQELADTFFELGLMPNDVNVEESIEKDPDWLPDIIK; this is encoded by the coding sequence ATGAAAAGAAATCCATTTAAACTTGTTTTTATTTTCATTTCACTGCTTGTATTATTAGCGGGATGCGGAAGTGAAAGCAGCGGATCTAAACCTGAAGAGGAAAAACAAAACAGTCAAGCATCAACAGAAGAATCTGAAACGAAAGTTGTAAGAATAGGGTATCAAAAAGGTAATACGCTAAATATTTTAAAAGCAAAAGGCAACCTTGAAGAAAGATTCAAAGAGAAGGGAATTAAAGTAGAGTGGTCGCCATTTCCTACGGGTTCTGTATTATTGGAAGCTCTCAATGCGGGAAGTATTGATTTTGGCCATGCTTCTGATGGTAATAGTGTATTCGCACAAGCAAGCGGAAAGCCAATCGTATATATTGCCTCAGAGTCTCCATATCCAAAGGGTGTTGCCATTGTAGTCAAAAAGGACTCTCCGATACAGTCAATTAGAGACTTAAAAGGGAAAAAAGTAGCGGTTACCAAGGGAGGCAATCAACAATATTTGCTTGTTAAAGCTTTAGAAAAGGAAGGCTTAAAATACGAAGATGTTACGCCTGTTTATTATAAAGATGCCGCAGAAGGAAGAGTTGCATTCGAATCCGGTAAAATCGATGCATTAGGAATATGGGATCCTTTCCTCGCCGTGATTGAAAATGATCTTGACGTAAGAGAGATTACGAATGGTGAAGGCTTAACTGAAAATCGTACTTATTATTTCGCCTCTGAAAAGTTTTCAAAAGAAAAACCAGACCTTATAAAAATTATTCTTGAAGAACTTGAGAAATCGAACCAATGGGCAAATGAAAACCCTAATGAGGTCGCAAAGATTCTTTCTGATGAGTTAAAGATTGATGAAAAAGCAATTGAAATTGCGACAAAAAGAAGAGAATACGGTATCCTTAAAATTGATGAACAAGCAATTAAAAGTCAGCAGGAACTAGCAGATACATTTTTTGAACTTGGTCTTATGCCAAACGATGTAAATGTTGAAGAATCAATTGAAAAAGATCCGGATTGGCTGCCAGATATTATCAAATAA
- a CDS encoding DUF4242 domain-containing protein has product MALYLVESILNGAVKDKESFEKKVSDIQEAVSKKNASIIEIQVSKDFSRAFFIFESEDRNTVNDSLRELGIPITLIKQVRLVGQDLEEVKKQKDVVNYLVEWNLPENLTMDQYLDRKKTNSVHYAEVPEVSFARTYVCEDMTKCLCFYDAPDETTVKKAREAVKAPIDTITEILPQK; this is encoded by the coding sequence ATGGCGCTTTACTTAGTGGAATCTATTTTAAACGGTGCAGTAAAGGATAAGGAGAGTTTTGAAAAAAAGGTATCTGACATTCAAGAAGCAGTCAGCAAGAAAAATGCGAGTATTATTGAAATCCAAGTATCAAAAGACTTTTCTAGAGCTTTTTTCATTTTCGAGAGTGAAGATCGAAATACTGTCAATGATAGTTTAAGAGAGTTAGGGATTCCGATTACTCTTATTAAACAAGTACGACTTGTCGGCCAAGATTTAGAAGAAGTAAAGAAACAAAAAGATGTAGTGAATTACCTTGTAGAATGGAATCTTCCTGAAAATTTGACAATGGATCAATATTTGGACAGAAAGAAAACGAACTCCGTACACTATGCTGAAGTACCTGAGGTTTCATTCGCGAGAACATATGTATGCGAAGATATGACAAAGTGCCTATGCTTCTACGATGCTCCCGATGAAACAACAGTCAAAAAAGCGCGCGAAGCAGTTAAAGCTCCAATCGATACAATTACAGAAATTTTGCCTCAAAAATAA
- a CDS encoding ABC transporter permease subunit has protein sequence MWKKIKNNNLISWIVPVIFLVSWQVLGSIGFISSKILPTPMEVIEGTMRLIEDGSLFDYVWVSTKRAFIGFFIGGVIGFLLGLINGLFPFSEKLLDTSVQMIRTIPHLALIPLVILWFGIGEEAKLFLVALGVAFPIYINTFHGIRNVDPGLIEMGKVYGLKGITLYWKVILPGALPSILVGVRYALGIMWMSLIVAETIASDSGIGYMATFAREFMQMDIVLLSIILYALLGKLSDVLAGLLEKKWLQWHPNFSKHKS, from the coding sequence GTGTGGAAGAAGATAAAAAATAACAATCTGATATCCTGGATTGTACCTGTGATATTTCTCGTGAGCTGGCAAGTTTTAGGTTCGATTGGCTTCATTTCTTCAAAGATTTTGCCTACACCAATGGAGGTTATCGAGGGAACGATGCGGTTAATTGAAGATGGAAGCCTGTTTGATTACGTTTGGGTAAGCACGAAGCGAGCATTTATTGGGTTTTTTATTGGAGGAGTAATTGGCTTTTTGCTTGGTTTAATCAATGGACTTTTTCCTTTTTCCGAAAAGCTGTTGGATACGTCTGTTCAGATGATTCGTACAATCCCGCATTTAGCATTAATTCCATTGGTGATCCTTTGGTTTGGGATTGGAGAAGAAGCAAAATTGTTTCTTGTTGCACTAGGTGTTGCATTTCCCATTTATATTAATACGTTTCACGGAATTCGCAACGTGGATCCCGGGCTTATTGAGATGGGAAAAGTTTATGGCTTAAAAGGAATAACTTTATATTGGAAAGTCATTCTGCCCGGTGCTCTGCCCTCGATTCTTGTTGGAGTAAGATATGCACTTGGAATTATGTGGATGTCTTTAATTGTTGCCGAAACAATCGCTTCTGATTCCGGTATCGGTTATATGGCTACATTTGCAAGAGAATTTATGCAAATGGACATTGTTTTGCTGAGTATTATTTTGTATGCCTTGTTAGGAAAATTATCAGATGTCCTTGCGGGATTATTAGAAAAAAAATGGCTTCAATGGCATCCAAATTTTAGTAAACATAAATCATAA